A single window of Polyodon spathula isolate WHYD16114869_AA chromosome 2, ASM1765450v1, whole genome shotgun sequence DNA harbors:
- the f2rl2 gene encoding proteinase-activated receptor 3, protein MKSLLLLSAVTFLYPDPVLCEKGSNSHMSKHISNFPKTFNASQVGEEPWLYIDNPSTIEYLSGDISTRVIPAIYILVVITGLPSNAVVLWTLLSKTKIFSSAILYFSLALSDLLFLVTLTFKIRYHLNGNNWTLGETMCQVVTASFYGNMYCSILNHVCISISRYLAIVHPLTYRSLPKRKCAIGICILVWACFFAAMVPVFFITQSYALPQIGNYFSTCHDVLAHNPEKKLLLKFYSVLLPVWGFFIPLIVASFCYISILRNLDRSEQIWYWYMKMTGLFFLIFIICFTPSNVINVVHYIRLYSVGKDDFYVYYNIAMCFSSLHSSLDPFLFFLSTKSSRLHFNATSKRQILSMS, encoded by the exons ATGAAGAGCTTACTACTGTTATCAGCGGTTACTTTTCTGTACCCGGATCCTGTTCTATGCGAGAAAG gatCAAATTCACATATGTCAAAACATATTTCTAATTTTCCTAAAACCTTCAATGCGTCACAAGTTGGAGAAGAGCCTTGGCTTTACATTGACAACCCATCCACCATTGAGTACCTATCTGGTGACATCAGCACTCGGGTTATTCCAGCTATATATATCCTGGTTGTAATAACAGGACTTCCATCCAACGCTGTCGTTTTGTGGACGCTTCTCTCCAAAACCAAGATTTTCTCCTCTGCAATATTATACTTCAGCCTGGCCCTTTCTGATCTGCTGTTTTTGGTCACACTAACTTTTAAAATCCGTTACCATCTCAATGGCAACAACTGGACATTAGGAGAGACCATGTGTCAAGTGGTGACAGCCAGCTTCTACGGGAATATGTACTGTTCAATTCTCAACCACGTGTGCATTAGCATAAGCCGCTACTTGGCCATTGTTCATCCCTTAACTTACAGAAGCCTTCCGAAAAGAAAGTGTGCTATAGGGATCTGCATTCTGGTGTGGGCTTGCTTCTTTGCTGCGATGGTGCCTGTTTTCTTTATCACTCAGAGCTACGCTTTACCGCAGATTGGGAATTATTTCTCAACCTGTCATGATGTACTCGCACATAATCCTGAGAAAAAGTTATTGCTCAAATTCTACTCTGTGCTCTTACCAGTGTGGGGATTTTTTATACCCCTCATAGTCGCTTCGTTCTGCTACATTTCAATTCTCAGGAATCTGGACAGGTCTGAACAGATCTGGTATTGGTATATGAAAATGACTGGGTTGTTCTTCCTCATTTTTATCATTTGCTTCACCCCAAGTAATGTCATCAATGTTGTTCACTACATCAGATTGTACAGTGTTGGTAAAGACGACTTTTACGTTTATTATAACATAGCCATGTGTTTCAGTAGCCTACACAGCAGTCTTGATCCATTCCTCTTCTTCTTAAGTACAAAATCATCACGtttacattttaatgcaacaTCCAAGCGGCAAATCCTCAGCATGTCTTAG